In Haliscomenobacter hydrossis DSM 1100, the DNA window GTTTTAAAGGTGCGCAAACGCAGGCGGTGAAAATTGTTCGGGTTAGACCCCAGGCGGAGACGGAGCTGGGCGGGAGCACCTCCCGGAGCAACGTTGCCCAGGTTAAACTCAATTTCCCGGGCCTGGGCATAACCACTCCCAAAACCCTCGCCCATATCGTAACTGGAGTAAGCCACCAGGTTTTCAAAATCGTAACGGGTATGATTGAATTGTTCTGAAAATACCGTGGTGATGGTTTTCCGACAGCTGGTGGTTCTGGCGGGTAGATTGGTCCAATCATTGGGTTGGTCGAGGTAGCGCAAAGTGGGTCTTCCCGCAGGTGCAATGGTCAAAAAATAGACTGCAGTATCGGAGATCAAACTGTGTTGGGGATTGAACAGGTCGGAATCGGGGTGTTCAAACAAATGGCGATCCATTTCAGCCCGATTTTTAGTGCCAATGAATTCAAGATAGCCATTGGGTTGCAACACTGCGGCACCACTTGAGACATAAAGGGGGACTTCTTTGCCCATACAAAAAACCTGATACTGGCTTCCAGCGGTTGTACTTACGGGCAATCCAGCAGCTTGCAATAGGTTGTAATTCAAGCGATAGACCCCATCCTCTGCCACCTTTATTTTGTAATAAGTTTGATTGGGTACAATCCACTCCAGGCCATACAAGGTATCTGCGCCAAGGGGCATTTGGCCCCAGGCACTGACCAGCACCAACAAAGTGCTCGATAATCCAAACAGCCACCGCAGCATTTGCATAGAGGTTTACTTTTTTGTGTGGATAATGGATTTTTCGCCGCGCATTCAGTGCGAAAAGCATTACCTTAGTTATACATTAGACTTGTTGTAACACAAAAATAGCAATTATGATTTTCCCAATTGGCGATGATAATGTTAAAGGAGGCCATTATCCTTTTGTAAGCTATACTTTATTGGCCATAAACATTGTGGTTTTTTTATTGCAGCTGAGTCAGGGTGACCAGCAAGGGCAATTCATCATGGAGTACGGTGCCATTCCGGCGGAAGTAACCCAGGGACAACGGGTGTATACGCTCATCACCAGCATGTTTTTACACGGGAGTGTTGGGCACATCGTAGGCAATATGTTGTTTCTCTGGATTTTTGCGGATAACATTGAAGCGGTAATTGGCAGCACCCGCTTCTTGATTTTTTATCTGGCGGGAGGGCTCGTTGCGCATGCCGCGCACATTTATTTCAATATGGACAGCCAAATCCCCACGGTTGGGGCCAGTGGTGCCATCGCTGGCGTGCTGGGCGCGTACATGATCATGTTCCCGCAGTCGCAGGTAAAAGTGCTCTTCCTCATCTTCCCTTTTCGGGTGCCTGCTTTGTTGTTTTTAGGTTTTTGGATTTTCTCGCAGTTTCAATACGGCGTAGGTAGCTTGCAAATTGAAACCGCCGAAACCGATGGGATCGCCTATTGGGCGCACATTGGCGGTTTTGTATTTGGGGCAGTACGAGGTTTTTCACTGCGGAACGAATACATTCGATCGTTGAAAAGGGGTTTTCGGGAAGAGGATTTGGTGGATTGAGGTATAACACCCCGCCTGCGGCGGAAATATATAAAGACAATTTCACCACGGATTCCACAGATTTTCACAGATTTTATGGATGTGGCTAAAAAGTCTGTGAAAATCTGTGGAATCCGTGGTGAAAAAATCCGCGGTGAACGGTTGCCGAGCGAAGCCGAGGCATCAACCTCTAATCGTGCTGGTACAATTCCAGATCTTCGATCAAATGAATGAGTTTTTGTGCATATTTTTTGTCCGTAGCATATCCCGCCTTGGAGAGGCCGTAGGCCCAATCCGCATAATTTCTTGCGCCCAATTTCTTCAAGGGGCGGTACCGCGCAGACTGTAGCAGTTCGCTGTGCGATCGGAAACTCTCCCAGGCAGAAGGAAAAACCCGGAAAAAATCCTTGTGGGTGTCATCGGTAAAATTGCGGCAGTGTCCCCGGCCACATGTTCGGGAAAAACACTTGATGCCAAAATGGTTGTTGGCTTTAGCAGACAGTGGGCTTTCCCCGGCGTCACTTTCCAGGAGTCCCTGCGCCAGGGTAATGCTGGCGGGGATGCCGAATTTGCTTTGTTCGGTTTTGGCAATGTCGACAAAGCGCTGGATATAGGCCAGTTGTTTTTGACGCTTGGATTGGCGTTTGCTGGCAGGTTCAAACACCTCGTCTTGATCCGGAAAACTGACGTTTTGAAAGGTATTGGCCAACTCCCCCAATGAATTGACCCGGGTAGTGGCTGCTCCCCGGCCAGCTGGCCTGCTTTCTTGCACAGGAGGAGGAGAAGCAGCCGGGGAGCGATCCACTGGGGCCGCCCCCTCGGTGCTAAAATTGAGCATAGAAACGTTCATCGGATGTACGGGATCTTTGGTTTGTGCAGCATTGACGGGATTGGGCGCAAGGCTCTGAACCGCCACTACCGTTTCGGAGGCAGCATTCAGGTGCAAATCCACACTCAATTCTCGCGAACTGATGCCATATCCGACAATTGAAAACAAGGCAGCCTGAAACCAATACCGGCTTACTGCCCGGCGTACATCATGGTGGGTTTGGCGCAGTTTGGATTGAAGTACAGTCAGGTGATCGAGTTTGAATGTTTTCATAGACTTATATTTTGGATCCTTGTTTTAAAAACAACAACGCAAATTAAATCAAAACTTTTTGTTTTTACAAGCAAAAAATACATTTTGTTTTTTATTTTTTATTGCGGCCTGATACAACCGATTGCCAAGGCCAGGAATCATTTGGTGTTGTGACTCTGTCACAGAATCTGCGTTTAATAGTTGGGAGAGTTCAGGACTACTCCTACCTTTACAGCTTAAATTTGAAATCAGCTAAGGAACATGAAAAAAATCACGTTGGCTTTTGTAGCATTGTTTGCCGTACTCGGCACTGTTTCAGCCCAGAAGTATGGTCACCTCAATTATGGCAATCTACTGAATGCCATGCCCGCTGTGAAAGACGCGGATAAACAGTTGGAAGATTTCCAAAAAGCCTTGGTTTCCAAAGGAGAAGAAATGAGCAAAAAACTCAACGAAGGGTATTTGGCTTATTTAAAAGCCCAACAATCTCAAACTGTTGCGCCGGTTAAACTCCAAGAAACACAAGCACAATTGGAAGCGGAGCAAACGGCCCTAAAAAGTTACGAAGAATCCGCTCGTGAGCAGATCGGGGCCAAAAGAGAACAATTGTTGAAACCCATTCTGGATAAAGTCAATGCGGCCATTACGGCTGTTGCCAAAGAAAAAGGGTACACCTTTGTTTTTGACACCAGTTCTTTCAACGCCATATTGTTTGCCCAAGACTCGGAGGATATTTTTCCTTTGATGAAAACCAAATTGGGAATTCAGTAGGGACAACCCTGCGTGGTTGTCCTGATCATAGGGACAACCCTGCGTGGTTGTCCTGATCATAGGGACAACCCTGCGTGGTTGTCCTGATCATAGGGGCGACCCTGCGTGGTTGTCCTGATCATAGGGACAACCCTGCGTGGTTGTCCTGATCATAGGGGCGACCCTGCGTGGTTGTCCTGATCATAGGGACAACCCTGCGTGGTTGTCCTGATCATAGGGACAACCCTGCGTGGTTGTCCTGATCATAGGGGCGACCCTGTGTGGTTGCCCTGATCGTGGGGCGACCCTGTGTGGTTGCCCTGATCGTGGGGCGACCACGCAGGGTCGCCCCTACAAATTCACTGCCCATGCTTTTGGTCACACCACGCAAAATTTGGAATGCCGCAAAAGTACTGAGCTCATACTACCTCACTCGTTTGCTTCAGCGCCCCATCCAGTGGGGGCTTCCCTTTACTCTTTCCATAGAGCCCACCACGGCTTGCAACCTGCGTTGCCCGGAATGTCCCAGTGGATTGAGGGCTTTTACCCGTCCAACTGGCAATTTGCGGCCCGATTTTTTCCGCCGCACCATTGATGACCTCTACCGCGATTTGTACTTCCTGATCTTCTATTTTCAGGGAGAACCTTACATCAATCCCGAATTTTTGAACATGGTGAAATACGCGTCTAAGCGCGGTATTTACACCATCACCTCTACCAACGGCCATTTTTTGAGCGAAGAAAATGCGCGCCAAACCGTAGAATCTGGTCTCGACCGCCTGATCATATCGGTTGATGGCAGTACCCAGGAAGTGTACGAACAATACCGCAAGAGTGGAAAACTGGAAATCGTGCTACAAGGCGCACGCAATGTGGTCAAGTGGAAAAAACAGTTGGGTTCAAAAACGCCACACCTTATCTTTCAATTTTTGGTGGTACGCCCCAACGAACACCAAATTCCGGACATTTATCGCTTGGCCCGCGAAATCGGGATTGATGAGGTAAAGTTAAAAACGGCCCAAATCTACGATTACGCACAAGGCAACCCGCTGATTCCAAGCATCGATCAGTATTCCCGCTACCGCCAGACTGAAGATGGCAGCTACCGCATCAAAAACCGTTTGCTCAACCATTGCTGGAAACTCTGGCACGCTTGTGTGATCACCTGGGATGGCATGGTCGTGCCTTGTTGTTTTGACAAAGACGCAAAATACCGCATGGGCAACTTGCAAGAACAGTCCCTGCGCGAGGTCTGGCAGCAAAAACCCTATCAGGATTTTCGCAAAAACATCCTCAAAGGGCGCGACCAAATTGACATTTGTACCAATTGCACCGAAGGTTGTAAAGTTTGGGCATAAATTTTTCACAAAATTTTATTCGGTTATTCCTACTCATACAAATGGATAAGCCCATGAAGGCTTTTTCTGCCCTATGTAACATTCATTTTACACCAAATTAGCGAAATTCATCATCAGTTGCAGTGTATCACGGGAATGTAAAAATTAAAAAATTTAAGTAAAATAATTGTGTTTTGTGCTGAAAATTGCGATCTTTAACCCCACGTCGCTTGAATTAATTAAGTATTTCTACTTTTGTGTTGTTGAAGAGAATCCACCTAGGATTACCCGAGGGAATTGTTGTGAGAACCACTAGATTAATCGCTTCGAATTTGTTTGTTGACGTGTGAACACCTATCGCTTGTTTAATCACTGCGATCAAGAAAAAACGTACCTAAAATTTTTACTCGAATCAGGAAGCATATACATGCAAGTACTGGTTCAGCGTAAGTCTGTGTCTGTGTACATTTCGGGAATGTGTAGCGTCGAAATTGTTAAGGAGAGCAATTGAACCGTAAGCAACCATATTTTTTTAGAGGCTTTCAAAACTCAGCAAAATGCTTTTCAAAATCATCCTGTCCGGTCATCTGGAGTTCGGAACCGACAGAACATTTGAGCTCGTCATGAATATGTTTCAGCAGCGTGCCGAAACGTATTACAAAAACGATATCCTGCTGAAATCCATTGATATTTTTATTGCTGAACAAAACATGCTGGATGTCCCCCGCCTGATCGTTCCCATTGCCACCGAAAAATCCTGGCGCAACACCGTACATTTATTGGATACCATCTCTCAATATGCCATTGCCGGAAACATTGGTGCCTGGAAACTGGACAATGGTTCCTTGGTTGAACATGCCTTCCTGGAGCCGAAAGGCGACAAGACCGCCGTTCAGTCTTATTTGCGTGGCCGCGAGCTCCTGATTCAGGGACAACAAACGGAGGCTCGGGATGCACTGAGTGCTGCCATCGAAAAGTTTGCCCGCCACGCTTTGGCTTACGAGCGCCGGGGATACGTCAACTATAAATTGGGCAACATCAACGATGCCATGTACGATTTTACCAAGAGCATCGATATTTACCCGCATAGCCCCGAAGCTTACATGGGCCGGGCAATAGTACGTTTGCATCAAAAAAACCATGCCGCAGCGGCTGCCGATCTGGATATGGCCATCAAAACTTCCATTCCGCACCAGCCCATCCACTGGCGGGCACGGCGGATGAAAGGGGAATGCCACGTTGAACTGAATGAGTTTGCCAAAGCAGAATTTGAACTGAAGTTGGTGACCAATAAAACCTTCACCGAAGGAGATTCCAATGCCGCCTGGCAGCCCCGGGCTTATTACAACTACGGTCGGGCTTTGTTCGGCAGTGGCAAATTCAAGGAGGCCTTTCAGGCTGCGGATAAAGCGCGGCACCTCACGCAGGAACCTTCGGCGGATTTGCTGCAATTTGTCCATACCGCAGCAGAAAAAGCCGGGGTGTCAAAAAATTAAACGGTTACAAACTAAATAAGATTCAAAAGGGGCAGCCGACCAGTTGCCCCTTTTGATTTTTACACACTTCTCCTCTACTCTTGTTATCTTGTGGTAAATATCGAGTACCATGTTAAAGTCGATTTGCACCATCGCTCTTCTATATACGCTACTGTTGAGCGGCATTTTTTCTTGTGAATTTGGAAGTAAAAAACCTGACATTGATGCCGAAACTGAAAAGTTACAACGGGAAGTAGACAGCCTGCGTCAGGTAAAAGAAGCCCTGCAAGACGAGCTCCACACCGTCAAAGGGGATGAAGAGTCCGGTGTTGAAACGCCGAGAACGCCCAGCAATACCGCCGATTCAGAAGGAATTCCTCTCAAAGTAGTTTCCGCCAAAAAACAATTCGACGCCAATTTTAACCCCATCCTCCGGATCACCCTGCGCAACACTGCGCCCAAAAGTGTGGTCTCAGCCAACCTGGCGATAGATTTCAGCTTCAACAGCAGTGAAATCTCGCCCAATTGCCATTTTG includes these proteins:
- a CDS encoding rhomboid family intramembrane serine protease, with translation MIFPIGDDNVKGGHYPFVSYTLLAINIVVFLLQLSQGDQQGQFIMEYGAIPAEVTQGQRVYTLITSMFLHGSVGHIVGNMLFLWIFADNIEAVIGSTRFLIFYLAGGLVAHAAHIYFNMDSQIPTVGASGAIAGVLGAYMIMFPQSQVKVLFLIFPFRVPALLFLGFWIFSQFQYGVGSLQIETAETDGIAYWAHIGGFVFGAVRGFSLRNEYIRSLKRGFREEDLVD
- a CDS encoding glycoside hydrolase family 73 protein; the encoded protein is MKTFKLDHLTVLQSKLRQTHHDVRRAVSRYWFQAALFSIVGYGISSRELSVDLHLNAASETVVAVQSLAPNPVNAAQTKDPVHPMNVSMLNFSTEGAAPVDRSPAASPPPVQESRPAGRGAATTRVNSLGELANTFQNVSFPDQDEVFEPASKRQSKRQKQLAYIQRFVDIAKTEQSKFGIPASITLAQGLLESDAGESPLSAKANNHFGIKCFSRTCGRGHCRNFTDDTHKDFFRVFPSAWESFRSHSELLQSARYRPLKKLGARNYADWAYGLSKAGYATDKKYAQKLIHLIEDLELYQHD
- a CDS encoding tetratricopeptide repeat protein, producing MLFKIILSGHLEFGTDRTFELVMNMFQQRAETYYKNDILLKSIDIFIAEQNMLDVPRLIVPIATEKSWRNTVHLLDTISQYAIAGNIGAWKLDNGSLVEHAFLEPKGDKTAVQSYLRGRELLIQGQQTEARDALSAAIEKFARHALAYERRGYVNYKLGNINDAMYDFTKSIDIYPHSPEAYMGRAIVRLHQKNHAAAAADLDMAIKTSIPHQPIHWRARRMKGECHVELNEFAKAEFELKLVTNKTFTEGDSNAAWQPRAYYNYGRALFGSGKFKEAFQAADKARHLTQEPSADLLQFVHTAAEKAGVSKN
- a CDS encoding OmpH family outer membrane protein; amino-acid sequence: MKKITLAFVALFAVLGTVSAQKYGHLNYGNLLNAMPAVKDADKQLEDFQKALVSKGEEMSKKLNEGYLAYLKAQQSQTVAPVKLQETQAQLEAEQTALKSYEESAREQIGAKREQLLKPILDKVNAAITAVAKEKGYTFVFDTSSFNAILFAQDSEDIFPLMKTKLGIQ
- a CDS encoding SPASM domain-containing protein, which produces MLLVTPRKIWNAAKVLSSYYLTRLLQRPIQWGLPFTLSIEPTTACNLRCPECPSGLRAFTRPTGNLRPDFFRRTIDDLYRDLYFLIFYFQGEPYINPEFLNMVKYASKRGIYTITSTNGHFLSEENARQTVESGLDRLIISVDGSTQEVYEQYRKSGKLEIVLQGARNVVKWKKQLGSKTPHLIFQFLVVRPNEHQIPDIYRLAREIGIDEVKLKTAQIYDYAQGNPLIPSIDQYSRYRQTEDGSYRIKNRLLNHCWKLWHACVITWDGMVVPCCFDKDAKYRMGNLQEQSLREVWQQKPYQDFRKNILKGRDQIDICTNCTEGCKVWA